In Streptomyces rapamycinicus NRRL 5491, the genomic stretch GATCTCGGTGTCCACGCGGGAGACGAAGAAGGACGCCACCGAGTGGATCTTCTGCAGGTCGAGACCCGCGGCCTTGGCCTTCTCCAGACCGGCCAGGAAGGCGTCCATGACCGCGCGGTACCGCTCCAGGGAGAAGATCAGCGTGACATTGACGCTGATGCCCAGGCCGATCACCTCGGTGATCGCGGGCAGCCCCGCCTCGGTCGCCGGGATCTTGATGAAGGTGTTGGGCCGGTCCACCAGCCAGGCCAGCTGCTTGGCCTCGGCGATGGTGGCGGCCGTGTTGTGGGCCAGGCGCGGGTCCACCTCGATGGAGACCCGGCCGTCCTGGCCGCCCGTCGCGTCGTACACCGGCCGGAGGATGTCGGCCGCGTCGCGGACGTCCGCCGTGGTGATCATGCGGACGGCTTCCTCGACGGTGACCCGGCGGACCGCGAGGTCGGCGACCTGCTGCTGGTAGCCGTCGCCGCCGGAGATCGCCTTCTGGAAGATCGACGGGTTGGTGGTGACGCCTACGACATGCTGCTGGTCGATCAGCTCGGCCAGATTGCCGGAGGTGATCCTCTTGCGGGAGAGGTCGTCGAGCCAGATCGCGACGCCTTCGTCGGCCAGCCGCTTGAGTGCGTCTGTCATGGGGTGTGTTCTCCTACTCGTCGCACTTACGTCGTCTGTGGGGTCAGCGCCCGGCGGCGTCGAGGGACTCGCGGGCGGCGGTGACCACGGCCTCGGCGGTGAGGCCGAACTCCCGGAAGAGCACCTTGTAGTCGGCCGAGGCGCCGAAGTGCTCCAGCGAGACGATGCGGCCGGCCTCGCCGACGTAGCGGTACCAGGTCAGGCCGATACCCGCCTCGACGGCCACCCGAGCCTTGACGGACGGCGGCAGCACTGTCTCCCGGTACCCCTTGTCCTGCTCCTCGAACCACTCGACCGAGGGCATCGACACAACACGGGTGGGAATCCCGGCGGCCTGGAGCTGCTCGCGCGCCTCCACGGCCAGCTGCACCTCGGAACCGGTGCCGATGAGGATGACCCGCGGCTCGCCGCCCTCGGCCTCGAAGAGGACGTAGCCGCCCTTGGCGGCGTTCTCGTCGGCCTCGTAGGTCGGCACGTTCTGCCGGGTCAGGGCCAGGCCGTGCGGAGCCGGGTTCGCGGTGTGGCGGCGGGTGATCTCCCGCCAGGCGATGGCCGTCTCGTTGGCGTCGGCCGGGCGGACCACGTTCAGGCCCGGGATGGCGCGCAGCGCGGACAGGTGCTCCACCGGCTGGTGGGTCGGGCCGTCCTCGCCGAGGCCGATGGAGTCGTGCGTCCACACGTAGGTGACCGGCAGCTTCATCAGCGCGGCGAGCCGGACGGCCGGGCGCATGTAGTCGGAGAAGACCAGGAAGGTACCGCCGTAGACACGGGTGTTGCCGTGCAGCGCGATGCCGTTCATGGTCGAGCCCATGGCGTGCTCGCGGATGCCGAAGTGGATCGTGCGGCCGTACGGGTCGGCCTCCGGCAGCGGGTTGCCCTTCGGGAGGAAGGACGAGGACGCGTCGATCGTGGTGTTGTTGGAGCCGGCGAGGTCGGCGGAGCCGCCCCACAGCTCGGGGAGCACCCCGGCGAGCGCCTTGAGCGCCTGGCCGGAGGCCTTACGGGTGGCGACGTCCTTGCCCGGCTCGAAGACCGGCAGCGCGCTCTCCCAGCCCTCGGGCAGCTCGCCCGCGGTGATCCGGTCGAACAGGGCGGCCCGCCCGGAGTTGGTGTTCCGCCACTCCTGGAGCTTCTTGTCCCAGGCGGCGTGCGCCTCGCGGCCGCGCTCGACCAGGGCGCGGGTGTGGTTGATGACCTCGGTGTCGACCGCGAAGTGCTGCTCGGGGTCGAAGCCGAGGACGCGCTTGGTGGCCGCGACCTCGTCGGCGCCCAGCGCCGAGCCGTGGGACGCCTCGGTGTTCTGCGCGTTCGGGGCGGGCCAGGCGATGATCGTACGGGCCGCGATGATCGAGGGGCGCTCGGTCTCGGCCTGCGCCGCCTTGAGCGCCGCGTGCAGCGCGTGGATGTCGAAGTCGCCGCTCTCGGCCTGCTCGATGCGCTGGACGTGCCAGCCGTACGCCTCGTAGCGCTTCAGCACGTCCTCGGAGAGCGCGGTCGCGGTGTCGCCCTCGATCGAGATGTGGTTGTCGTCGTACAGGGCGACGATGTTGCCGAGCTTCTGGTGGCCGGCCAGCGAGGACGCCTCGGCGGAGATGCCCTCCTCCAGGTCGCCGTCGGAGACGATCGCCCAGATGGTGTGGTCGAACGGTGAGGCGCCCTCGGGCGCCTCCGGGTCGAACAGGCCGCGCTCGTAGCGGGCGGCCATCGCCATGCCCACCGCGTTGGCGATGCCCTGGCCCAGCGGGCCGGTGGTGGTCTCGACACCGGTGGTGTGGCCGAACTCGGGGTGGCCCGGGGTCTTGCTGCCCCAGGTGCGGAACGACCGCAGATCCTCGAGCTCAAGACCGAAGCCCGCCAGGTACAGCTGGACGTAGAGGGTCAGGCTGGTGTGCCCGGGGGAGAGGACGAAGCGGTCCCGGCCCGCCCAGCCCGCGTCGGAGGGGTCGTGCCGCATCAGCTTCTGGAAGAGCAGGTACGCGGCGGGCGCGAGACTCATGGCCGTGCCAGGGTGGCCGTTACCGACCTTCTGTACGGAGTCCATGGCCAGGACCCGGGCCGTGTCGACGGCTCGCTGGTCCAGATCGGTCCACTCGAGGTCTGTGGTAGTCGGCTTGGTGCTCACCCTGAGTCAGGGCTCCTCTCCACAATGTCGAAATCCGGTGACCGTATGTACACCGGCGATGTCGAGCCTACCCCTGGAACAACGGTCATCTTTTCGAGTTCCGCCCAACGGGATAAGGAACGAATTCCGAGGTTGCCGCATTCCCTCCGGGGCCCGTCCGAAGGGCGTCCCGAGCCCTATGGAAGGCACCGTTCCGGGCCCTGCCGAGCCCGTCGTCCGCCGGGCGTGGCCGCCTTACGGGCGCCTTGCCGCGCCTCTACAACACGAGGGACCCCGGCGCGGGGCGGCGCATCCGCTACGTCTAGAGTGGCGTGGTACGCGCAAGTCTTTACCGGCTCTTCATGTCCGGTGCTTGCTTGTTCTTGCTTTCACCAGGGGTGTGCGTGACGGCCGTCGAATCCCGTCCTGCGGGGGTGCTCGAGACGAGCGAAACGAGCTCCGGTCACCGGCCGTTCGGGGCCCGTGTCAAGGCGTTCGTGGCGCTGACGAAGCCGCGTGTCATCGAACTGCTGCTGATGACGACGGTGCCGGTCATGTTCCTGGCCGCCCAGGGCGTCCCGGACCTGTGGCTGGTGGTGGCCACCTGCGTCGGCGGTTACCTGTCGGCCGGTGGCGCCGCCGCGTTCAACATGTATTACGACCGGGACATCGACGCGCTGATGGAGCGCACCGCGCGGCGCCCGCTGGTGACCGGCATGGTCTCACCGCGGGAATGCCTCGTCTTCGCCTTCGCGCTCGCGGCGGGGTCGACGGCCTGGTTCTGGGCGCTGGTCAACCCGCTGTCCGCGATGCTGTCGCTCGGTGCGCTGGTCTTCTACGTCGTCGTCTACACGATGTTGCTCAAGCGCCGCACCTCGCAGAACATCGTCTGGGGCGGCATCGCGGGCTGCATGCCCGTGCTCATCGGCTGGTCCTCGGTGACCGACGAGGTCTCCTGGGCCGCCGTCATCCTCTTCCTCGTCATCTTCTTCTGGACGCCGCCGCACTACTGGCCGCTGTCGATGAAGGTCAAGGACGACTACGAGCGGGCCAGCGTGCCGATGCTGCCGGTGATCGCGGGCAACAAGGCGGTCGCGCGCCAGATCGTCCTCTACAGCTGGGCCATGGTCGGCGTCTCGCTGCTGCTGTGGCCGCTGGGCTACACCGGCTGGTTCTACCCGGCCGTCGCGGCCGTGCTCGGCGGGTTCTGGCTCAAGGAGGCGCACGGTCTCCAGGCGCGCGCCAGGGCCGGGATCACGGGCGCGAAGCTCAAGGAGATGCGGCTGTTCCACTGGTCGATCACCTATGTGTCGCTGCTGTTCGTGGCCGTGGCCGTGGACCCTTTCCTGCGGTGATTACCGGCGGGTAGCATCGGCTGTATGGCAGACACCACCCAGCCGGAGACACCCGAGAGCGGCGAGTCGGCCGCCCAGCCCTCCGCGCCGGAAGCATCCTCGAAGCCGTCCGAGCTGTCCAAGCCGTCCAAGCCGTCCAAGGACGAGAAGCGGGCCGAGCGGCTCGCCCGCCAGATCACGGCCTTCGCCGGGAGCCACGGCGGCGCCGAGGGGCAGCTCGCCCACATCGGGCGCGGCACCGTCCGGATCGCCCTCGTCGGCGCCGACGGCGAATGGGGTGTCCTCGTGGCCCCCTCCCAGGACAGCGCGCGGCGTGCCGCCGAGATCGCCGGGCTGACCCTCCAGGACGACTTCGGCGGCGAGCTCGCCGCCAAGGTCCGCACCGGTCCGTACGAGTGGACGCGCATGGCGGGCATCCAGCTCGGCGGACCCGGCAACCCTCCGGCAGCCGCCTCGTAGAACACCTGAGAACGGGTCCGGCGACACCTCGTGCCCCTTCCGTCCGTTAAGCCCGTCGATGCCGGAGGGCGAGGAGGCGGGCGGCGATGCACGAGGCGACGGACTCCCCGGACACCGTGGGCCCGCCGACCGGCCCGGTCCCCCGCGACGGGCCGGGCCAGGCGGCGGGGCCGATCACCCTGCCG encodes the following:
- a CDS encoding heme o synthase yields the protein MTAVESRPAGVLETSETSSGHRPFGARVKAFVALTKPRVIELLLMTTVPVMFLAAQGVPDLWLVVATCVGGYLSAGGAAAFNMYYDRDIDALMERTARRPLVTGMVSPRECLVFAFALAAGSTAWFWALVNPLSAMLSLGALVFYVVVYTMLLKRRTSQNIVWGGIAGCMPVLIGWSSVTDEVSWAAVILFLVIFFWTPPHYWPLSMKVKDDYERASVPMLPVIAGNKAVARQIVLYSWAMVGVSLLLWPLGYTGWFYPAVAAVLGGFWLKEAHGLQARARAGITGAKLKEMRLFHWSITYVSLLFVAVAVDPFLR
- the tkt gene encoding transketolase; this encodes MSTKPTTTDLEWTDLDQRAVDTARVLAMDSVQKVGNGHPGTAMSLAPAAYLLFQKLMRHDPSDAGWAGRDRFVLSPGHTSLTLYVQLYLAGFGLELEDLRSFRTWGSKTPGHPEFGHTTGVETTTGPLGQGIANAVGMAMAARYERGLFDPEAPEGASPFDHTIWAIVSDGDLEEGISAEASSLAGHQKLGNIVALYDDNHISIEGDTATALSEDVLKRYEAYGWHVQRIEQAESGDFDIHALHAALKAAQAETERPSIIAARTIIAWPAPNAQNTEASHGSALGADEVAATKRVLGFDPEQHFAVDTEVINHTRALVERGREAHAAWDKKLQEWRNTNSGRAALFDRITAGELPEGWESALPVFEPGKDVATRKASGQALKALAGVLPELWGGSADLAGSNNTTIDASSSFLPKGNPLPEADPYGRTIHFGIREHAMGSTMNGIALHGNTRVYGGTFLVFSDYMRPAVRLAALMKLPVTYVWTHDSIGLGEDGPTHQPVEHLSALRAIPGLNVVRPADANETAIAWREITRRHTANPAPHGLALTRQNVPTYEADENAAKGGYVLFEAEGGEPRVILIGTGSEVQLAVEAREQLQAAGIPTRVVSMPSVEWFEEQDKGYRETVLPPSVKARVAVEAGIGLTWYRYVGEAGRIVSLEHFGASADYKVLFREFGLTAEAVVTAARESLDAAGR
- the tal gene encoding transaldolase, which encodes MTDALKRLADEGVAIWLDDLSRKRITSGNLAELIDQQHVVGVTTNPSIFQKAISGGDGYQQQVADLAVRRVTVEEAVRMITTADVRDAADILRPVYDATGGQDGRVSIEVDPRLAHNTAATIAEAKQLAWLVDRPNTFIKIPATEAGLPAITEVIGLGISVNVTLIFSLERYRAVMDAFLAGLEKAKAAGLDLQKIHSVASFFVSRVDTEIDKRIDKLGTDEAKALRGKAAVANARLAYQAYEEVFSSDRWDVLDRGHANKQRPLWASTGVKDPAYKDTMYVVDLVAPGTVNTMPEATLEAVADHGEIRGDAVRGTYEQAKADLDALAGIGISYDDVVQVLEDEGVEKFASSWNDLLKSTEAELKRLAPSEA